One window of Anaeromyxobacter diazotrophicus genomic DNA carries:
- a CDS encoding heavy metal translocating P-type ATPase, giving the protein MLRCDHCLLAFPEREAVRAEVGGAARVFCCTGCRGVAELIAAEGLSGFYAGRRWDEPGLFADPERPVDAGAFRDAVRRADGLAELDVYIDGIRCASCVWLNERLLARLPGVASARVNYATHRARVRWDPAVASLEGVLGRIRAAGYEPKPYTESERQRAQDAETKDLLIRLGTAFFLSTQLMIYAAALYAGYFQGMEPGLRRLMEVIALGLTLPVFLYSGAPFLRSAWRGLRAGRFNMDVLIALGSGAALAYSVYQMARGGEVYFDTAAMIVTLVLAGRYVEARARGRASEAVARLSRLLPREARLAGRGLVPLAAVAVGDLVEVVPGERVPLDGQVVEGASEVDEALLTGEARPVPKAPGAAVIGGTVNQHGAFTFRVTRVGEDTVLSGIARAVESAQAEKPRLQALADRVTGWFVPAVLVLAVATVALDLARGGPAHQALMTGVAVLVIACPCSLGLATPIAVLLASGEASRRGLLARNGDVLERAAGATVVVLDKTGTLTRGRPVLREVVLLGRNPAGSRDALVRVVAAVERRSEHSLGRAVVEAARALPGPEPKVEGFRAVPGRGVAGVVVDPGAATGAGLRVEVGNRAFLSEAGVALPAEADRAAEPHAAAGETVLWVAVDGALAALLVVSDVLREEAPEALRELRALGLEIAIVSGDAAGTTRAVAARAGIDRVLAEASPLDKERELARLQAAGARVLMAGDGVNDAPALTRADVGVAMGRGTDVTLESADAVLVRDDLRLLPALVRLGRRTTRVIRQNVFWAFFYNVVAIPLAIAGTLHPIVAAAAMAASSLFVVGNSLRVRTWTSAS; this is encoded by the coding sequence ATGCTCCGCTGTGACCACTGCCTGCTCGCGTTCCCCGAGCGCGAGGCGGTGCGGGCGGAGGTGGGCGGCGCCGCGCGCGTGTTCTGCTGCACCGGCTGCCGCGGCGTGGCGGAGCTCATCGCCGCCGAGGGGCTGTCCGGGTTCTACGCCGGGCGGCGCTGGGACGAGCCGGGCCTCTTCGCCGATCCGGAGCGGCCGGTGGACGCGGGCGCGTTCCGCGACGCGGTCCGCCGGGCGGACGGGCTCGCCGAGCTCGACGTCTACATCGACGGCATCCGCTGCGCCTCCTGCGTGTGGCTCAACGAGCGGCTCCTCGCCAGGCTCCCCGGCGTCGCCTCGGCGCGGGTGAACTACGCCACCCACCGGGCGCGGGTGCGGTGGGATCCGGCGGTCGCCTCGCTGGAGGGGGTGCTGGGGCGGATCCGGGCCGCCGGCTACGAGCCCAAGCCCTACACCGAGAGCGAGCGGCAGCGGGCGCAGGACGCCGAGACGAAGGACCTGCTCATCCGGCTCGGCACCGCCTTCTTCCTCTCCACCCAGCTCATGATCTACGCGGCCGCCCTCTACGCCGGGTACTTCCAGGGGATGGAGCCCGGCCTGCGCCGGCTGATGGAGGTCATCGCCCTCGGCCTCACCCTGCCGGTGTTCCTCTACTCCGGGGCGCCCTTCCTGCGCTCCGCCTGGCGCGGCCTCCGCGCCGGCCGCTTCAACATGGACGTGCTCATCGCGCTCGGGTCGGGCGCGGCGCTCGCCTACAGCGTCTACCAGATGGCGCGCGGCGGGGAGGTGTACTTCGACACCGCCGCCATGATCGTCACGCTCGTGCTGGCGGGGCGGTACGTCGAGGCGCGGGCGCGCGGGCGCGCCTCGGAGGCGGTGGCCCGGCTGTCGCGGCTCCTGCCCCGGGAGGCGCGGCTGGCGGGGCGCGGGCTGGTCCCGCTCGCGGCGGTGGCGGTGGGCGACCTCGTCGAGGTGGTGCCGGGCGAGCGGGTGCCGCTCGACGGTCAGGTGGTGGAGGGGGCCTCGGAGGTGGACGAGGCGCTCCTCACCGGCGAGGCGCGCCCGGTCCCCAAGGCGCCCGGCGCCGCGGTCATCGGCGGCACGGTCAACCAGCACGGAGCGTTCACGTTCCGGGTCACGCGGGTCGGCGAGGACACCGTGCTGTCCGGGATCGCCAGGGCCGTGGAGTCGGCCCAGGCGGAGAAGCCGCGGCTGCAGGCGCTGGCCGACCGGGTGACGGGCTGGTTCGTCCCGGCGGTGCTGGTGCTGGCGGTGGCCACGGTGGCGCTGGACCTCGCGCGCGGCGGGCCGGCGCACCAGGCGCTCATGACCGGGGTCGCGGTGCTCGTCATCGCCTGCCCGTGCAGCCTCGGGCTCGCCACCCCCATCGCCGTGCTGCTCGCCAGCGGCGAGGCGAGCCGGCGGGGGCTCCTCGCGCGCAACGGCGACGTCCTGGAGCGCGCCGCCGGCGCCACCGTGGTCGTGCTCGACAAGACCGGCACGCTCACCCGCGGCCGGCCGGTGCTGCGCGAGGTGGTGCTCCTCGGCCGGAACCCGGCCGGCTCGCGCGACGCCCTGGTGCGGGTCGTCGCCGCCGTCGAGCGCCGCTCCGAGCACAGCCTCGGCCGCGCCGTGGTGGAGGCGGCCCGGGCGCTCCCGGGGCCGGAGCCGAAGGTGGAGGGCTTCCGCGCCGTCCCGGGGCGCGGGGTGGCGGGCGTGGTGGTGGACCCCGGCGCGGCGACCGGCGCGGGGCTCCGGGTCGAGGTCGGCAACCGCGCGTTCCTGAGCGAGGCCGGCGTCGCGCTGCCCGCGGAGGCGGACCGCGCGGCGGAGCCGCACGCCGCCGCCGGCGAGACGGTGCTGTGGGTCGCGGTGGACGGCGCCCTGGCCGCCCTGCTGGTCGTCTCCGACGTGCTGCGCGAGGAGGCGCCGGAGGCGCTGCGGGAGCTGCGCGCGCTCGGGCTCGAGATCGCCATCGTGAGCGGGGACGCCGCGGGGACGACGCGCGCGGTGGCGGCCCGGGCCGGGATCGACCGGGTCCTCGCCGAGGCGAGCCCGCTCGACAAGGAGCGGGAGCTGGCGCGCCTGCAGGCCGCGGGGGCCCGGGTCCTCATGGCCGGCGACGGCGTCAACGACGCGCCGGCGCTCACGCGCGCGGACGTCGGGGTGGCCATGGGCCGGGGCACCGACGTGACCCTGGAGAGCGCCGACGCGGTGCTGGTGCGGGACGACCTGCGGCTGCTCCCGGCGCTGGTGCGCCTCGGGCGCCGCACCACCCGCGTCATCCGCCAGAACGTGTTCTGGGCCTTCTTCTACAACGTGGTGGCGATCCCGCTCGCGATCGCGGGGACCCTCCACCCCATCGTGGCCGCCGCGGCGATGGCGGCCTCCTCGCTGTTCGTGGTGGGCAACTCGCTCAGGGTGCGGACGTGGACCTCGGCTTCCTAA
- the ccoS gene encoding cbb3-type cytochrome oxidase assembly protein CcoS yields MDLGFLIGLSLALGLAAWLFFLWSVKSGQYEDPEGPKYRMLEDDPEEAPGRAKQDAESSERASGPPPRARR; encoded by the coding sequence GTGGACCTCGGCTTCCTAATCGGCCTCTCGCTCGCGCTCGGGCTGGCGGCCTGGCTCTTCTTCCTCTGGTCCGTGAAGAGCGGGCAGTACGAGGATCCCGAGGGGCCGAAGTACCGCATGCTGGAGGACGATCCCGAGGAGGCGCCGGGGCGGGCGAAGCAGGACGCCGAGTCCTCGGAGAGGGCTAGCGGACCGCCGCCGCGCGCTCGGCGCTGA
- the epmA gene encoding EF-P lysine aminoacylase EpmA, whose amino-acid sequence MDRREVARARARMQAAVREFLTRREFDEVETPCLVPEPAMEPHIDAFRAPFVPEGGGAARPLWLHSSPEYAMKRLLAEGFPRIFQLARVFRNGEVSDTHNPEFTLLEMYRAHTDYRGIMEDLEETVAACARAVTGGTRISVGGRPLELAPPFERLTAQEAFQTRAGVDLAACDGRADRLRAALRERGLGVAGDGDSFDDLYFRVFLEVVEPTLGLGRPTYLVDWPAPMAALSRLKPGDPRVAERFELYAGGLELANGFSELTDAAEQRRRLMEEQGLRARLGRPVYPLDERFLAALPRMPEAGGVALGLDRLLMLLVGARTIDEVLLFPAREFLAPR is encoded by the coding sequence ATGGATCGACGCGAGGTGGCGCGGGCGCGGGCGCGCATGCAGGCGGCGGTGCGCGAGTTCCTCACCCGGCGCGAGTTCGACGAGGTGGAGACCCCGTGCCTCGTGCCCGAGCCGGCCATGGAGCCGCACATCGACGCCTTCCGCGCGCCCTTCGTGCCGGAGGGGGGCGGCGCGGCGCGCCCGCTGTGGCTCCACTCGAGCCCCGAGTACGCGATGAAGCGGCTCCTGGCGGAGGGGTTCCCGCGCATCTTCCAGCTGGCGCGGGTCTTCCGGAACGGCGAGGTCTCGGACACGCACAACCCCGAGTTCACGCTGCTGGAGATGTACCGGGCGCACACGGACTACCGGGGCATCATGGAGGACCTTGAGGAGACGGTGGCGGCGTGCGCGCGCGCGGTGACCGGGGGGACGCGGATCTCCGTCGGGGGCCGCCCGCTGGAGCTCGCGCCGCCGTTCGAGCGCCTCACCGCCCAGGAGGCCTTCCAGACGCGCGCCGGCGTGGATCTCGCCGCGTGCGACGGCCGCGCGGACCGGCTCCGCGCGGCGCTCCGGGAGCGGGGCCTCGGGGTCGCCGGCGACGGAGACTCGTTCGACGACCTCTACTTCCGCGTCTTCCTCGAGGTCGTCGAGCCGACCCTCGGGCTCGGGCGGCCGACCTACCTCGTCGACTGGCCCGCGCCGATGGCGGCCCTCTCGCGGCTCAAGCCCGGCGATCCGCGCGTGGCGGAGCGCTTCGAGCTCTACGCCGGCGGCCTCGAGCTCGCGAACGGGTTCTCGGAGCTGACCGACGCGGCGGAGCAGCGCCGGCGGCTCATGGAGGAGCAGGGGCTGCGGGCGCGGCTCGGGCGCCCGGTGTACCCGCTCGACGAGCGGTTCCTGGCCGCGCTGCCGCGCATGCCGGAGGCCGGGGGGGTCGCGCTCGGCCTCGACCGGCTGCTCATGCTGCTCGTGGGCGCGCGGACGATCGACGAGGTGCTGCTCTTCCCGGCGCGGGAATTCCTCGCGCCGCGGTGA
- a CDS encoding class I SAM-dependent rRNA methyltransferase: MEPTVTITRRGADRLAAGHPWIYRGDVDRAPAGLRGGEVVAMKDGRGRFLGKAFWSARSKIALRTLTREDVPVDEEFFAERLASAVALREAAFPGEPSVRLVHGEADLLPGLVIDRFGDVAVLQTLVPGTETRKQLLVDLLWDRLRLRSVVERNDVRVRELEGLPQVKGVLRGEEPGALEYREGAARMRLDVLGGQKTGAFLDQRENRLRAGAYARGKCLDCFSYAGAFALQLAGRAEHVTAVELQAPAAAQLRDNVALNGLQNVEVAEANAFDFLRDASEREPEYDLVVLDPPAFAKNKDALPAARRGYKEINLRAMQILKPGGILVTASCSYHMSEALLEEVVLDAARDAGRPAQLLEKRGAGRDHPVLMGVPETHYLKCFVVRLP; this comes from the coding sequence ATGGAACCCACCGTCACCATCACCCGGCGCGGCGCCGATCGCCTCGCCGCCGGGCACCCCTGGATCTACCGGGGCGACGTCGATCGCGCGCCCGCCGGGCTGCGAGGGGGGGAAGTGGTCGCGATGAAGGACGGCCGCGGCCGGTTCCTCGGCAAGGCCTTCTGGTCCGCGCGGTCGAAGATCGCGCTCCGCACCCTCACCCGCGAGGACGTGCCGGTCGACGAGGAGTTCTTCGCGGAGCGGCTCGCCTCCGCGGTGGCGCTCCGCGAGGCGGCCTTCCCGGGCGAGCCCTCGGTGCGCCTCGTCCACGGCGAGGCCGACCTCCTCCCCGGGCTGGTGATCGATCGCTTCGGCGACGTCGCGGTGCTCCAGACCCTGGTGCCGGGCACCGAGACGCGCAAGCAGCTGCTGGTCGATCTCCTCTGGGACCGGCTGCGGCTCCGCTCGGTCGTCGAGCGCAACGACGTCCGCGTCCGGGAGCTCGAGGGGCTGCCGCAGGTGAAGGGCGTCCTGCGCGGCGAGGAGCCGGGGGCGCTCGAGTACCGCGAGGGCGCGGCGCGGATGCGCCTCGACGTGCTGGGGGGCCAGAAGACCGGCGCCTTCCTCGACCAGCGCGAGAACCGCCTTCGGGCCGGCGCCTACGCGCGCGGCAAGTGCCTGGACTGCTTCAGCTACGCCGGGGCCTTCGCGCTGCAGCTCGCGGGCCGCGCCGAGCACGTCACGGCCGTCGAGCTGCAGGCGCCCGCGGCGGCGCAGCTCCGCGACAACGTGGCCCTGAACGGCCTCCAGAACGTGGAGGTGGCCGAGGCCAACGCCTTCGACTTCCTGCGCGACGCCTCGGAGCGCGAGCCGGAGTACGACCTGGTCGTGCTCGACCCGCCCGCGTTCGCCAAGAACAAGGACGCGCTCCCGGCGGCCCGGCGCGGCTACAAGGAGATCAACCTCCGCGCGATGCAGATCCTGAAGCCCGGCGGGATCCTCGTCACGGCCTCGTGCAGCTACCACATGTCGGAGGCGCTGCTGGAGGAGGTCGTCCTCGACGCCGCGCGCGACGCCGGCCGCCCGGCGCAGCTCCTCGAGAAGCGCGGGGCCGGGCGCGACCACCCCGTGCTCATGGGCGTGCCGGAGACGCACTACCTCAAGTGCTTCGTGGTCCGGCTGCCCTGA
- a CDS encoding nitric-oxide reductase large subunit, translating into MLHAYRAHWIALLAVTAGGLAVIAAYAPRIEATAPPIPEQVVGPRGEVVLDGAAIRRGQNAWQSIGGEEVGSVWGHGAYVAPDWSADWLHRESVFVLDGWARAAGAKSYEALAPERRAALRERLREQMRTNTYDASTGKVTLGAERAEAFSANAAHYARVFRDGQDAYAIPRGALSDPGKLRDLAAFFWWTSWAAGTQRPGEEVTYTQNWPHEPLIGNRPTGEALVWSVVSFVLLLAGIGALVWYQGGREEHGQLASALPERDPLFGLEPTPSQRATVKYFWVVAALFVVQIALGAVTAHYGVEGAGFYGFPLADVLPYSVARTWHTQLGIFWIATAWLATGLYVGPAVSGFEPKGQRALVNVLFACLLVIVVGSLAGEWLSVKQRLGGDSWYWFGHQGYEYVDLGRFWQIFLFAGLFIWLFLMARALWPVLRRGADSMDSDQAAPAAAVARAPLGPGADTRPLLGLFLLSAVAIALFYGAGLMYGQHSHLAMVEYWRWWVVHLWVEGFFEVFATVVIAFLFVRLKLLEVHKATTAVFFSTAIFLAGGIIGTFHHLYFSGTPSGVLALGAVFSAFEVVPLVLVGLEVWQNVRLARAKDWLAAYRWPIYYFVAVAFWNLVGAGLFGFFINPPIALYYMQGLNTTPVHGHTALFGVYGMLGIGLMLFCLRALRPGAAWKSWPLALSFWLINGGLALMVLLSVLPVGLMQAWASVEVGTWWARSAEFMKTPLMDTLRWLRVPGDTIFAVGALVLGWFVLGLATGWSLERGGSVEAGSTEVKLGGGSVPGAARAAPEDGRR; encoded by the coding sequence ATGCTCCACGCCTATCGAGCTCACTGGATCGCCCTGCTCGCGGTCACCGCCGGCGGGCTGGCCGTGATCGCCGCCTACGCGCCGCGGATCGAGGCGACCGCGCCGCCGATCCCGGAGCAGGTGGTCGGCCCGCGCGGCGAGGTGGTGCTCGACGGCGCGGCCATCCGGCGCGGGCAGAACGCCTGGCAGTCGATCGGCGGGGAGGAGGTGGGGTCGGTCTGGGGGCACGGCGCCTACGTCGCGCCCGACTGGAGCGCCGACTGGCTGCACCGCGAGAGCGTCTTCGTCCTCGACGGCTGGGCGCGGGCGGCGGGGGCGAAGAGCTACGAGGCGCTGGCGCCCGAGCGGCGCGCGGCGCTGCGCGAGCGCCTGCGGGAGCAGATGCGGACGAACACCTACGACGCGAGCACGGGGAAGGTGACGCTCGGCGCCGAGCGGGCGGAGGCCTTCTCCGCCAACGCCGCGCACTACGCGCGGGTGTTCCGCGACGGCCAGGACGCCTACGCGATCCCGCGGGGCGCCCTCTCGGACCCGGGCAAGCTGCGGGATCTCGCCGCGTTCTTCTGGTGGACGAGCTGGGCGGCGGGGACCCAGCGCCCGGGCGAGGAGGTGACCTACACCCAGAACTGGCCGCACGAGCCGCTCATCGGGAACCGGCCCACGGGCGAGGCGCTGGTGTGGAGCGTGGTGTCGTTCGTGCTGCTGCTGGCCGGGATCGGCGCGCTCGTCTGGTACCAGGGCGGGCGGGAGGAGCACGGCCAGCTGGCCAGCGCGCTGCCCGAGCGCGATCCGCTCTTCGGGCTCGAGCCGACGCCCTCGCAGCGCGCGACCGTGAAGTACTTCTGGGTGGTGGCGGCGCTGTTCGTGGTGCAGATCGCGCTCGGCGCGGTGACCGCCCACTACGGGGTGGAAGGGGCGGGGTTCTACGGCTTCCCGCTCGCGGACGTTCTCCCGTACTCGGTCGCGCGGACCTGGCACACCCAGCTCGGGATCTTCTGGATCGCGACCGCGTGGCTGGCGACGGGCCTCTACGTCGGCCCGGCCGTGAGCGGGTTCGAGCCCAAGGGGCAGCGCGCGCTGGTCAACGTGCTGTTCGCGTGCCTGCTCGTCATCGTCGTCGGATCGCTCGCGGGGGAGTGGCTCTCGGTGAAGCAGCGGCTCGGCGGCGACTCCTGGTACTGGTTCGGACACCAGGGCTACGAGTACGTGGACCTCGGCCGGTTCTGGCAGATCTTCCTCTTCGCGGGCCTGTTCATCTGGCTCTTCCTCATGGCGCGGGCGCTGTGGCCGGTGCTGCGGCGGGGCGCGGACTCGATGGACTCGGACCAGGCCGCCCCCGCCGCGGCGGTGGCCCGCGCGCCGCTGGGGCCCGGCGCCGACACCCGGCCGCTGCTCGGCCTCTTCCTCCTGTCGGCGGTCGCCATCGCGCTGTTCTACGGGGCCGGGCTCATGTACGGGCAGCACAGCCACCTGGCCATGGTCGAGTACTGGCGCTGGTGGGTGGTGCACCTGTGGGTCGAGGGGTTCTTCGAGGTCTTCGCGACGGTCGTGATCGCGTTCCTGTTCGTGCGGCTCAAGCTGCTCGAGGTGCACAAGGCCACCACCGCCGTCTTCTTCTCGACCGCCATCTTCCTCGCCGGCGGCATCATCGGGACCTTCCACCACCTGTACTTCTCCGGGACGCCCTCCGGCGTGCTGGCGCTGGGCGCCGTCTTCAGCGCGTTCGAGGTGGTCCCGCTCGTGCTGGTGGGCCTCGAGGTGTGGCAGAACGTGCGGCTGGCGCGCGCCAAGGACTGGCTGGCCGCATACCGCTGGCCCATCTACTACTTCGTCGCCGTCGCCTTCTGGAACCTGGTCGGCGCCGGGCTGTTCGGCTTCTTCATCAACCCGCCCATCGCGCTCTATTACATGCAGGGGCTCAACACGACCCCCGTGCACGGGCACACCGCGCTCTTCGGCGTGTACGGCATGCTCGGCATCGGGCTCATGCTCTTCTGCCTGCGCGCGCTGCGCCCCGGGGCGGCCTGGAAGAGCTGGCCGCTGGCGCTCTCGTTCTGGCTCATCAACGGCGGCCTGGCGCTGATGGTGCTGCTGTCGGTGCTGCCGGTCGGGCTCATGCAGGCGTGGGCCTCGGTCGAGGTCGGGACCTGGTGGGCGCGGTCGGCCGAGTTCATGAAGACCCCGCTCATGGACACGCTCCGCTGGCTGCGCGTGCCGGGCGACACGATCTTCGCGGTGGGCGCGCTCGTCCTCGGCTGGTTCGTGCTGGGCCTCGCCACCGGCTGGTCGCTGGAGCGCGGCGGGTCCGTCGAGGCCGGCTCGACCGAGGTGAAGCTCGGCGGTGGCTCGGTGCCGGGCGCGGCGCGCGCGGCGCCGGAGGACGGGCGCCGTTAG
- a CDS encoding outer membrane beta-barrel protein, translating to MRNLSKALVALALALGAAGAQAQVQSPTSHRHDGFYLRLDLGLGYMHQKEPQTGGDLEISGAAGEFGVAVGGALQDNLILAGHLFGMSISDPKVSVGGVQQASSLSSSTLVGIGPQLTYYFMPANVYVSGTLALTRLSTRNSGVDGNSEWGGGLQLAVGKEWWVSDDWGLGVAAQLFGSSNKDQGTNAPTISTWGAAVAFSATYN from the coding sequence ATGCGAAACCTCTCGAAGGCCCTCGTCGCGCTCGCGCTCGCGCTCGGCGCGGCAGGCGCGCAGGCCCAGGTGCAGTCGCCGACGTCCCACCGGCACGACGGCTTCTACCTAAGGCTCGACCTGGGCCTCGGCTACATGCACCAGAAGGAGCCTCAGACCGGCGGAGACCTCGAGATCTCCGGTGCGGCGGGCGAGTTCGGCGTGGCCGTCGGCGGGGCGCTCCAGGACAACCTCATCCTGGCCGGTCACCTGTTCGGCATGTCCATCAGCGACCCGAAGGTCTCGGTGGGCGGCGTCCAGCAGGCGTCCAGCCTGTCGAGCTCGACGCTCGTCGGGATCGGCCCCCAGCTCACCTACTACTTCATGCCGGCCAACGTGTACGTGTCCGGCACGCTCGCCTTGACCCGCCTCTCGACGCGCAACAGCGGCGTCGACGGCAACTCGGAGTGGGGCGGCGGGCTGCAGCTCGCGGTCGGCAAGGAGTGGTGGGTGAGCGACGACTGGGGCCTCGGCGTCGCGGCCCAGCTCTTCGGGTCGTCGAACAAGGACCAGGGCACGAACGCCCCGACCATCTCGACCTGGGGCGCCGCGGTCGCCTTCTCGGCCACCTACAACTAG
- a CDS encoding NADH:flavin oxidoreductase/NADH oxidase: MLFDPLALRDVTLRNRIAVSPMCQYSAQEGVANDWHLVHLGSRAVGGAGLVIFEATAVEARGRISPGDLGLWNDEQIAPLARIVRFVEQHGAVACLQLAHAGRKASVRPPWEAGGAPLPVGQGGWEVVAPSALPFAPGYAVPRALDEAGIAGVVEAFAAAARRAREAGFRALELHAAHGYLAHQFLSPLSNRREDRWGGSFEHRTRLTRELVTAVRRVWPERLPLLLRVSATDWAEGGWSPDETVGLARAVKELGVDLVDTSSGGLVATAQVPAGPGYQAQFAEKIRREAGVATGAVGMITAPEQAEHVLRTGQADLVLLARELLRDPYWPLHAAPRLRAQPAWPVQYERAK, from the coding sequence ATGCTCTTCGACCCGCTCGCCCTCCGCGACGTCACGCTCAGGAACCGCATCGCAGTCTCTCCCATGTGCCAGTACTCGGCGCAGGAGGGCGTGGCGAACGACTGGCACCTCGTCCACCTGGGGAGCCGGGCCGTCGGCGGCGCGGGGCTGGTGATCTTCGAGGCGACGGCGGTCGAGGCGCGCGGGCGCATCTCGCCGGGCGACCTGGGCCTGTGGAACGACGAGCAGATCGCGCCGCTCGCCCGGATCGTCCGCTTCGTCGAGCAGCACGGCGCGGTGGCGTGCCTGCAGCTCGCCCACGCCGGGCGCAAGGCGAGCGTGCGGCCGCCCTGGGAGGCGGGCGGCGCGCCGCTCCCGGTGGGCCAGGGCGGCTGGGAGGTGGTCGCGCCGAGCGCGCTGCCCTTCGCGCCGGGGTACGCCGTGCCGCGGGCGCTCGACGAGGCGGGCATCGCCGGCGTCGTCGAGGCGTTCGCGGCGGCCGCGCGCCGCGCGCGCGAGGCCGGGTTCCGCGCCCTCGAGCTGCACGCGGCGCACGGCTACCTGGCCCACCAGTTCCTCTCGCCGCTCTCGAACCGGCGGGAGGACCGGTGGGGCGGCTCGTTCGAGCACCGGACCCGCCTCACCCGCGAGCTGGTGACCGCCGTGCGTCGGGTCTGGCCGGAGCGGCTGCCGCTCCTCCTCCGCGTCTCCGCCACCGACTGGGCCGAGGGCGGCTGGAGCCCCGACGAGACGGTGGGCCTGGCGCGCGCCGTGAAGGAGCTCGGGGTGGACCTCGTCGACACCTCCTCCGGCGGCCTGGTCGCGACCGCCCAGGTGCCGGCCGGCCCCGGCTACCAGGCGCAGTTCGCGGAGAAGATCCGGCGGGAGGCGGGCGTGGCCACCGGGGCGGTCGGGATGATCACCGCCCCGGAGCAGGCGGAGCACGTGCTGCGCACCGGTCAGGCCGATCTGGTGCTGCTCGCCCGCGAGCTCCTGCGCGACCCGTACTGGCCGCTCCACGCCGCGCCGCGCCTGCGGGCGCAGCCGGCGTGGCCGGTCCAGTACGAGCGCGCGAAGTAG
- a CDS encoding flavin monoamine oxidase family protein gives MRSSSRAVLVLGAGAAGLAAGRALARAGLRVTVVEARPRWGGRVDTRRDARLGVAVEGGAEFVHGRPRPIARLAREGRVALREIDGRVVALDRGRLRPADRAFARMERLLELGDGEGPFSEVLARPEARRAPRLVRELARGFVTGYYLADPRRQSRAALRAMTAAEEAIEADRAFRAVEGQAALLAPLARAVERGAELRLATRAVEVRWRPGAVELRARGPAGAPVALRAERLVCTLPAGLLAAGAVRFLPDLRAARRAAARLEMGPVVKILLRFRRRFWAERGGATPPWPDLAFALGPSLPVQTFWTLQPLEAPVLVGWAGGPNAARLTGRPARAILGAALASLARGFGRPRAALEDLLDGAEVVDWPQDPLAGGGYAVFPPGTSAVPEELARPIDGTIFLAGEATVLGAAGTVHGAIESGERAARQVLATFVG, from the coding sequence ATGCGCTCCTCCTCGCGCGCCGTCCTCGTGCTGGGCGCCGGCGCGGCCGGGCTCGCGGCGGGGCGGGCGCTCGCCCGCGCCGGGCTGCGCGTCACCGTGGTCGAGGCGCGCCCGCGCTGGGGCGGGCGCGTCGACACCCGGCGCGACGCCCGCCTCGGCGTGGCCGTGGAGGGCGGGGCGGAGTTCGTACACGGCCGGCCGCGGCCGATCGCGCGGCTGGCGCGCGAGGGGCGGGTCGCCCTGCGCGAGATCGACGGGCGGGTGGTGGCGCTCGACCGCGGGCGGCTCCGCCCCGCGGACCGCGCCTTCGCGCGGATGGAGCGGCTGCTCGAGCTGGGCGACGGGGAGGGGCCGTTCTCGGAGGTGCTGGCCCGGCCGGAGGCGCGGCGCGCCCCGCGGCTCGTGCGCGAGCTCGCCCGCGGCTTCGTGACCGGCTACTACCTCGCCGATCCGCGGCGCCAGAGCCGGGCCGCGCTGCGCGCCATGACCGCCGCCGAGGAGGCGATCGAGGCCGATCGCGCGTTCCGCGCCGTGGAGGGGCAGGCCGCGCTGCTGGCCCCGCTGGCGCGCGCGGTCGAGCGCGGCGCCGAGCTGCGCCTCGCCACGCGCGCGGTCGAGGTGCGCTGGCGCCCGGGCGCGGTCGAGCTCCGCGCGCGCGGCCCGGCGGGTGCGCCGGTGGCGCTCCGCGCCGAGCGCCTCGTCTGCACCCTGCCGGCGGGGCTCCTCGCCGCCGGCGCGGTCCGGTTCCTCCCCGACCTGCGCGCCGCTCGCCGCGCGGCGGCGCGGCTCGAGATGGGGCCGGTGGTGAAGATCCTGCTGCGGTTCCGCCGCCGGTTCTGGGCGGAGCGGGGCGGCGCCACGCCTCCCTGGCCCGACCTCGCCTTCGCGCTCGGCCCGTCCCTCCCGGTGCAGACCTTCTGGACGCTCCAGCCGCTCGAGGCGCCGGTGCTCGTCGGCTGGGCGGGAGGGCCGAACGCGGCGCGGCTCACCGGGCGCCCGGCGCGGGCGATCCTCGGCGCCGCGCTCGCCTCGCTGGCGCGCGGCTTCGGCCGGCCGCGGGCGGCGCTCGAGGACCTGCTCGACGGCGCCGAGGTCGTCGACTGGCCCCAGGACCCGCTCGCCGGGGGCGGCTACGCCGTCTTCCCACCCGGCACGAGCGCGGTGCCGGAGGAGCTCGCGCGCCCGATCGACGGCACGATCTTCCTGGCCGGCGAGGCGACGGTGCTCGGCGCGGCGGGCACCGTCCACGGCGCGATCGAGAGCGGCGAGCGCGCGGCGCGGCAGGTGCTCGCGACGTTCGTGGGGTGA